The proteins below are encoded in one region of Ostrea edulis chromosome 3, xbOstEdul1.1, whole genome shotgun sequence:
- the LOC125673933 gene encoding uncharacterized protein LOC125673933 has protein sequence MARKVVLGAQEIIFPSKELQQLQDSNHLLDNPEALRKEIQEKGFLFIRGFHDRQEVLQARLSVLEYVNQKAEFKLMSPPTQGILDERCGRGCIPFMEGKNDVTHCPSVLKILEGRRPRQFFQRFLGTEARTFDFKWLRGINRKQFTGAHVDNVYMGRGSKNLYTVWTPFGDTSVEMGTLAVCEGSNSLPSFRKLQATYGELDMEKENVEGTGWFTEDPFEITSKFGGTWKTSDFHAGDVLIFTMRTVHMSTSNLTDFIRISCDTRWQPANEEADPRYMGDIGAVAPKYGLFGKEREKVWTVEDLKVQWGI, from the exons ATGGCGCGAAAGGTTGTACTAGGAGCACAGGAAATTATCTTCCCATCAAAGGAATTACAACAACTACAAGACAGTAACCACTTACTGGACAATCCCGAGGCGCTCCGAAAGGAAATTCAAGAAAAGGG TTTTCTCTTTATCCGAGGATTCCACGACAGGCAAGAGGTGCTACAAGCTCGCCTGTCAGTCCTGGAATATGTTAATCAGAAGGCGGAGTTTAAGCTAATGTCCCCGCCCACACAAGGAATTCTAGATGAAAGGTGTGGCAGAGGGTGTATACCATTCATGGAG GGGAAGAATGACGTCACACACTGCCCAAGTGTTCTCAAGATTCTGGAAGGACGCCGAC CGAGGCAGTTCTTTCAGAGATTTCTTGGAACGGAAGCCAGGACTTTTGATTTCAAGTGGTTGAG AGGTATAAATCGAAAGCAATTCACTGGTGCTCATGTAGACAACGTTTACATGGGGCGTGGATCCAAGAATTTGTACACAGTGTGGACACCTTTCGGAGACACTTCGGTGGAAATGGGTACCTTGGCTGTGTGTGAGGGATCTAACTCTCTACCAAG TTTCAGGAAACTCCAAGCTACATATGGTGAACTGGACATGGAAAAGGAAAATGTAGAAG GTACCGGCTGGTTTACGGAAGACCCATTCGAAATTACGTCAAAGTTTGGTGGAACCTGGAAAACTTCCGATTTCCATGCCGGAGACGTCCTCATATTCACCATGAG AACGGTTCACATGTCCACCTCTAACCTTACCGACTTTATCCGAATCAGCTGCGACACAAG ATGGCAGCCAGCAAATGAAGAAGCAGATCCCCGGTACATGGGCGACATAGGGGCGGTGGCTCCTAAATACGGATTGTTTGGTAAAGAACGTGAAAAAGTTTGGACAGTGGAGGACCTGAAAGTACAGTGGGGGATCTAA